From a region of the Zingiber officinale cultivar Zhangliang chromosome 4B, Zo_v1.1, whole genome shotgun sequence genome:
- the LOC121976455 gene encoding probable metal-nicotianamine transporter YSL12 isoform X1, whose product MEKTDMEVKKEEEEGAPAPSVERVFDGVRVPAWREQVTVRALVVSLGLSVMLSVIVMKLNLTTGIIPSLNVASGLLGFFFVKVWTKALERAGVLRVPFTRQENTVIQTCVVAAYGLAFSGGYGTYLFGMSSKIAVQATEANDSQNIKDPKLGWMIAFMFVVSFVGLFSLVPLRKIMIIDYKLIYPSGTATAYLINGFHTPQGENLAKKQVRTLGKFFSFSFLWGFFQWFYKSGDDCGFEAFPTLGLKAYENKFNFDFSAMYVGVGMICPHIVNASLLIGAILSWGIMWPLINNQKGNWYSADLPPNSLHGLQGYRVFIAVSIILGDGLYNFLKVLTKTVQAFVSDSQKIRLSTLPVSDEVQMAKPPIVSYDDDRRIEVFLKDQIPKWVAIGGYSIVSLVSIITLPHIFPPLKWYFILVAYAVAPVLAFCNAYGCGLTDWNMASTYGKLAIFVFGAWAGAHHGGVLAGLASCGVMMSIVATASDLMQDFKTGYLTLSSPRSMFVSQVIGTSMGCVVAPCVFWLFYKAFDDIGVPGSQYPAPYAIIYRNMAILGVDGFSSLPKHCLTLCYVFFALAILINLARDLSPKKVGQCIPIPMAMAIPFYIGAAFAIDMFIGTVILFVWQKMDRAKAAAFGPAVASGLICGDGIWSLPQAVLALAQVKPPICMKFLSRKMNDRVDAFINSAS is encoded by the exons ATGGAGAAGACTGACATGGAggtgaagaaggaagaggaggaaggcgCTCCGGCGCCGTCCGTGGAGCGGGTTTTCGATGGGGTGAGGGTGCCGGCATGGCGGGAGCAGGTGACGGTCCGTGCCCTGGTGGTGAGCTTGGGGCTGTCGGTGATGCTGAGCGTGATTGTGATGAAGCTGAACCTGACGACGGGGATCATCCCTTCGCTCAACGTCGCCTCCGGCCTCCTCGGATTCTTCTTCGTCAAGGTGTGGACCAAGGCGTTGGAGCGAGCCGGTGTCCTCCGTGTCCCCTTCACCCGCCAAGAGAACACCGTCATCCAGACCTGCGTCGTCGCTGCCTACGGCCTCGCCTTCAGCG GGGGTTATGGCACTTACCTTTTCGGAATGAGTTCGAAAATCGCAGTCCAAGCAACAGAAGCAAATGATTCACAGAATATCAAGGACCCAAAATTAGGATGGATGATCGCGTTTATGTTTGTTGTCAGTTTTGTAGGATTGTTTTCTCTCGTTCCCCTCAGAAAG ATAATGATCATCGACTACAAGCTGATCTATCCGAGTGGCACTGCGACTGCATACCTTATCAATGGCTTCCATACTCCTCAGGGTGAAAACTTGGCCAA GAAGCAAGTGAGGACACTAGGAAAATTCTTTAGCTTCAGCTTCTTGTGGGGATTCTTCCAATGGTTTTATAAATCTGGCGATGACTGTGGATTTGAAGCTTTCCCTACATTGGGACTTAAGGCTTATGAGAACAA ATTTAACTTCGACTTTTCGGCTATGTATGTGGGAGTCGGAATGATCTGCCCACATATTGTGAATGCATCACTTCTCATAGGAGCCATCCTTTCATGGGGAATCATGTGGCCTCTTATTAATAATCAAAAGGGCAACTGGTATTCAGCAGATCTTCCACCAAACAGTCTACATGGCTTGCAGGGATACAGG GTCTTTATAGCTGTCTCCATAATTCTTGGTGATGGCCTTTACAATTTCCTCAAGGTCCTAACTAAAACAGTGCAAGCTTTCGTTTCTGATTCGCAAAAAATCCGTCTAAGCACTCTTCCGGTCTCAGATGAAGTTCAAATGGCTAAACCACCAATCGTTTCATATGACGATGATAGGAGAATTGAGGTATTCCTCAAAGATCAAATCCCAAAGTGGGTAGCAATTGGGGGATATAGTATAGTTTCCCTAGTTTCGATCATCACACTCCCTCACATCTTTCCTCCACTcaagtggtacttcatcttggtTGCCTATGCCGTGGCTCCAGTACTAGCTTTCTGCAATGCCTATGGGTGTGGCCTTACAGATTGGAACATGGCGTCGACCTACGGAAAGCTTGCCATTTTTGTCTTTGGGGCTTGGGCAGGTGCCCACCATGGTGGCGTGCTTGCGGGCCTTGCCTCCTGTGGTGTCATGATGAGCATTGTAGCCACTGCTTCTGATCTAATGCAAGACTTCAAAACTGGGTACTTGACACTTTCTTCTCCGAGATCTATGTTTGTGAGCCAAGTCATTGGTACTTCCATGGGTTGTGTGGTCGCTCCATGTGTTTTCTGGCTTTTCTATAAGGCCTTCGATGATATCGGCGTTCCAGGCAGTCAATACCCAGCACCTTATGCCATCATTTACCGAAACATGGCAATTCTAGGTGTCGATGGTTTCTCCTCACTACCAAAGCACTGCCTCACACTGTGCTACGTATTTTTCGCACTGGCTATTCTCATCAACTTGGCAAGGGACTTGTCTCCTAAGAAGGTGGGCCAATGTATACCAATTCCAATGGCAATGGCTATACCTTTTTACATTGGAGCAGCCTTTGCCATTGACATGTTTATAGGAACTGTGATACTATTTGTGTGGCAAAAGATGGACAGGGCAAAAGCAGCAGCATTTGGTCCTGCAGTAGCATCTGGTCTGATATGTGGTGATGGAATATGGAGTCTACCCCAAGCAGTGCTTGCATTGGCCCAAGTCAAGCCACCGATATGCATGAAGTTTCTCTCGAGAAAAATGAATGACAGGGTAGATGCTTTTATTAATTCAGCATCATAG
- the LOC121976455 gene encoding probable metal-nicotianamine transporter YSL12 isoform X3: MEKTDMEVKKEEEEGAPAPSVERVFDGVRVPAWREQVTVRALVVSLGLSVMLSVIVMKLNLTTGIIPSLNVASGLLGFFFVKVWTKALERAGVLRVPFTRQENTVIQTCVVAAYGLAFSGGYGTYLFGMSSKIAVQATEANDSQNIKDPKLGWMIAFMFVVSFVGLFSLVPLRKVSRIQQRPTDCTGNRPSANSSSFGNIMIIDYKLIYPSGTATAYLINGFHTPQGENLAKKQVRTLGKFFSFSFLWGFFQWFYKSGDDCGFEAFPTLGLKAYENKFNFDFSAMYVGVGMICPHIVNASLLIGAILSWGIMWPLINNQKGNWYSADLPPNSLHGLQGYRVFIAVSIILGDGLYNFLKVLTKTVQAFVSDSQKIRLSTLPVSDEVQMAKPPIVSYDDDRRIEVFLKDQIPKWVAIGGYSIVSLVSIITLPHIFPPLKWYFILVAYAVAPVLAFCNAYGCGLTDWNMASTYGKLAIFVFGAWAGAHHGGVLAGLASCGVMMSIVATASDLMQDFKTGYLTLSSPRSMFVSQVIGTSMGCVVAPCVFWLFYKAFDDIGVPGSQYPAPYAIIYRNMAILGVDGFSSLPKHCLTLCYVFFALAILINLARDLSPKKVGQCIPIPMAMAIPFYIGAAFAIDMFIGTVILFVWQKMDRAKAAAFGPAVASGLICGDGIWSLPQAVLALAQVKPPICMKFLSRKMNDRVDAFINSAS; this comes from the exons ATGGAGAAGACTGACATGGAggtgaagaaggaagaggaggaaggcgCTCCGGCGCCGTCCGTGGAGCGGGTTTTCGATGGGGTGAGGGTGCCGGCATGGCGGGAGCAGGTGACGGTCCGTGCCCTGGTGGTGAGCTTGGGGCTGTCGGTGATGCTGAGCGTGATTGTGATGAAGCTGAACCTGACGACGGGGATCATCCCTTCGCTCAACGTCGCCTCCGGCCTCCTCGGATTCTTCTTCGTCAAGGTGTGGACCAAGGCGTTGGAGCGAGCCGGTGTCCTCCGTGTCCCCTTCACCCGCCAAGAGAACACCGTCATCCAGACCTGCGTCGTCGCTGCCTACGGCCTCGCCTTCAGCG GGGGTTATGGCACTTACCTTTTCGGAATGAGTTCGAAAATCGCAGTCCAAGCAACAGAAGCAAATGATTCACAGAATATCAAGGACCCAAAATTAGGATGGATGATCGCGTTTATGTTTGTTGTCAGTTTTGTAGGATTGTTTTCTCTCGTTCCCCTCAGAAAGGTAAGTAGAATCCAACAACGACCTACTGATTGTACTGGCAATCGCCCATCtgcaaactcttcaagttttggTAAT ATAATGATCATCGACTACAAGCTGATCTATCCGAGTGGCACTGCGACTGCATACCTTATCAATGGCTTCCATACTCCTCAGGGTGAAAACTTGGCCAA GAAGCAAGTGAGGACACTAGGAAAATTCTTTAGCTTCAGCTTCTTGTGGGGATTCTTCCAATGGTTTTATAAATCTGGCGATGACTGTGGATTTGAAGCTTTCCCTACATTGGGACTTAAGGCTTATGAGAACAA ATTTAACTTCGACTTTTCGGCTATGTATGTGGGAGTCGGAATGATCTGCCCACATATTGTGAATGCATCACTTCTCATAGGAGCCATCCTTTCATGGGGAATCATGTGGCCTCTTATTAATAATCAAAAGGGCAACTGGTATTCAGCAGATCTTCCACCAAACAGTCTACATGGCTTGCAGGGATACAGG GTCTTTATAGCTGTCTCCATAATTCTTGGTGATGGCCTTTACAATTTCCTCAAGGTCCTAACTAAAACAGTGCAAGCTTTCGTTTCTGATTCGCAAAAAATCCGTCTAAGCACTCTTCCGGTCTCAGATGAAGTTCAAATGGCTAAACCACCAATCGTTTCATATGACGATGATAGGAGAATTGAGGTATTCCTCAAAGATCAAATCCCAAAGTGGGTAGCAATTGGGGGATATAGTATAGTTTCCCTAGTTTCGATCATCACACTCCCTCACATCTTTCCTCCACTcaagtggtacttcatcttggtTGCCTATGCCGTGGCTCCAGTACTAGCTTTCTGCAATGCCTATGGGTGTGGCCTTACAGATTGGAACATGGCGTCGACCTACGGAAAGCTTGCCATTTTTGTCTTTGGGGCTTGGGCAGGTGCCCACCATGGTGGCGTGCTTGCGGGCCTTGCCTCCTGTGGTGTCATGATGAGCATTGTAGCCACTGCTTCTGATCTAATGCAAGACTTCAAAACTGGGTACTTGACACTTTCTTCTCCGAGATCTATGTTTGTGAGCCAAGTCATTGGTACTTCCATGGGTTGTGTGGTCGCTCCATGTGTTTTCTGGCTTTTCTATAAGGCCTTCGATGATATCGGCGTTCCAGGCAGTCAATACCCAGCACCTTATGCCATCATTTACCGAAACATGGCAATTCTAGGTGTCGATGGTTTCTCCTCACTACCAAAGCACTGCCTCACACTGTGCTACGTATTTTTCGCACTGGCTATTCTCATCAACTTGGCAAGGGACTTGTCTCCTAAGAAGGTGGGCCAATGTATACCAATTCCAATGGCAATGGCTATACCTTTTTACATTGGAGCAGCCTTTGCCATTGACATGTTTATAGGAACTGTGATACTATTTGTGTGGCAAAAGATGGACAGGGCAAAAGCAGCAGCATTTGGTCCTGCAGTAGCATCTGGTCTGATATGTGGTGATGGAATATGGAGTCTACCCCAAGCAGTGCTTGCATTGGCCCAAGTCAAGCCACCGATATGCATGAAGTTTCTCTCGAGAAAAATGAATGACAGGGTAGATGCTTTTATTAATTCAGCATCATAG
- the LOC121976455 gene encoding probable metal-nicotianamine transporter YSL14 isoform X2 — protein MSSKIAVQATEANDSQNIKDPKLGWMIAFMFVVSFVGLFSLVPLRKIMIIDYKLIYPSGTATAYLINGFHTPQGENLAKKQVRTLGKFFSFSFLWGFFQWFYKSGDDCGFEAFPTLGLKAYENKFNFDFSAMYVGVGMICPHIVNASLLIGAILSWGIMWPLINNQKGNWYSADLPPNSLHGLQGYRVFIAVSIILGDGLYNFLKVLTKTVQAFVSDSQKIRLSTLPVSDEVQMAKPPIVSYDDDRRIEVFLKDQIPKWVAIGGYSIVSLVSIITLPHIFPPLKWYFILVAYAVAPVLAFCNAYGCGLTDWNMASTYGKLAIFVFGAWAGAHHGGVLAGLASCGVMMSIVATASDLMQDFKTGYLTLSSPRSMFVSQVIGTSMGCVVAPCVFWLFYKAFDDIGVPGSQYPAPYAIIYRNMAILGVDGFSSLPKHCLTLCYVFFALAILINLARDLSPKKVGQCIPIPMAMAIPFYIGAAFAIDMFIGTVILFVWQKMDRAKAAAFGPAVASGLICGDGIWSLPQAVLALAQVKPPICMKFLSRKMNDRVDAFINSAS, from the exons ATGAGTTCGAAAATCGCAGTCCAAGCAACAGAAGCAAATGATTCACAGAATATCAAGGACCCAAAATTAGGATGGATGATCGCGTTTATGTTTGTTGTCAGTTTTGTAGGATTGTTTTCTCTCGTTCCCCTCAGAAAG ATAATGATCATCGACTACAAGCTGATCTATCCGAGTGGCACTGCGACTGCATACCTTATCAATGGCTTCCATACTCCTCAGGGTGAAAACTTGGCCAA GAAGCAAGTGAGGACACTAGGAAAATTCTTTAGCTTCAGCTTCTTGTGGGGATTCTTCCAATGGTTTTATAAATCTGGCGATGACTGTGGATTTGAAGCTTTCCCTACATTGGGACTTAAGGCTTATGAGAACAA ATTTAACTTCGACTTTTCGGCTATGTATGTGGGAGTCGGAATGATCTGCCCACATATTGTGAATGCATCACTTCTCATAGGAGCCATCCTTTCATGGGGAATCATGTGGCCTCTTATTAATAATCAAAAGGGCAACTGGTATTCAGCAGATCTTCCACCAAACAGTCTACATGGCTTGCAGGGATACAGG GTCTTTATAGCTGTCTCCATAATTCTTGGTGATGGCCTTTACAATTTCCTCAAGGTCCTAACTAAAACAGTGCAAGCTTTCGTTTCTGATTCGCAAAAAATCCGTCTAAGCACTCTTCCGGTCTCAGATGAAGTTCAAATGGCTAAACCACCAATCGTTTCATATGACGATGATAGGAGAATTGAGGTATTCCTCAAAGATCAAATCCCAAAGTGGGTAGCAATTGGGGGATATAGTATAGTTTCCCTAGTTTCGATCATCACACTCCCTCACATCTTTCCTCCACTcaagtggtacttcatcttggtTGCCTATGCCGTGGCTCCAGTACTAGCTTTCTGCAATGCCTATGGGTGTGGCCTTACAGATTGGAACATGGCGTCGACCTACGGAAAGCTTGCCATTTTTGTCTTTGGGGCTTGGGCAGGTGCCCACCATGGTGGCGTGCTTGCGGGCCTTGCCTCCTGTGGTGTCATGATGAGCATTGTAGCCACTGCTTCTGATCTAATGCAAGACTTCAAAACTGGGTACTTGACACTTTCTTCTCCGAGATCTATGTTTGTGAGCCAAGTCATTGGTACTTCCATGGGTTGTGTGGTCGCTCCATGTGTTTTCTGGCTTTTCTATAAGGCCTTCGATGATATCGGCGTTCCAGGCAGTCAATACCCAGCACCTTATGCCATCATTTACCGAAACATGGCAATTCTAGGTGTCGATGGTTTCTCCTCACTACCAAAGCACTGCCTCACACTGTGCTACGTATTTTTCGCACTGGCTATTCTCATCAACTTGGCAAGGGACTTGTCTCCTAAGAAGGTGGGCCAATGTATACCAATTCCAATGGCAATGGCTATACCTTTTTACATTGGAGCAGCCTTTGCCATTGACATGTTTATAGGAACTGTGATACTATTTGTGTGGCAAAAGATGGACAGGGCAAAAGCAGCAGCATTTGGTCCTGCAGTAGCATCTGGTCTGATATGTGGTGATGGAATATGGAGTCTACCCCAAGCAGTGCTTGCATTGGCCCAAGTCAAGCCACCGATATGCATGAAGTTTCTCTCGAGAAAAATGAATGACAGGGTAGATGCTTTTATTAATTCAGCATCATAG
- the LOC121978641 gene encoding uncharacterized protein LOC121978641 translates to MKQQPQGATAAKTEENPLCKECNRYHYGQCLWGTYKYFKCGGDGHKAKECPKLREPVTGRTFVMHAKEAEPDTTLITGRISIAGVATYALLDSGATHSFIFETFVKRLEILPEDKGIVFRVTGPSGEQMLSTKMAKDMELRQQEQVVQADLIVLQCMSSILFWEWIGYHGMELRSASDGG, encoded by the exons ATGAAGCAACAACCACAGGGAGCAACTGCTGCCAAGACAGAGGAAAATCCATTGTGTAAGGAGTGCAATCGCTATCACTATGGCCAGTGCTTGTGGGGCACCTACAAGTACTTCAAATGTGGAGGAGACGGGCATAAAGCTAAAGAATGTCCGAAGTTGCGAGAACCGGTGACCGGACGAACATTCGTAATGCATGCCAAGGAAGCAGAGCCAGATACTACACTTATCACAG GTAGGATATCCATCGCAGGTGTAGCTACATATGCTTTGCTGGATTCAGGAGCTACACACTCATTTATTTTCGAGACCTTTGTAAAGCGACTAGAAATCTTACCAGAAGACAAGGGGATTGTATTTAGAGTCACCGGACCTTCTGGCGAACAGATGTTATCTACCAAGATGGCGAAGGACATGGAGCTTAGACAGCAGGAGCAGGTGGTTCAGGCAGATCTCATTGTGTTGCAATGCATGAGTTCGATATTATTCTGGGAATGGATTGGTTATCACGGAATGGAACTTCGATCGGCTTCCGACGGAGGATAG
- the LOC121978642 gene encoding uncharacterized protein LOC121978642 gives MAPYEALYGRRCRSPIHWEEVGERAEVGPEIVRHTADLVAKIRERMKTAQSRRKSYADKSRRDLEFAVGDHVFVKVAPMKGVMRFGKRGKISPRFIGPFEILDRVGTLAYRVALPPNLTRMHNVFHVSILRKYMSNPSHVLNFEPLQLTHDLSYDERPIQILGRQERKLRNQTVRIVKVKWLNHR, from the coding sequence atggctccttatgaggcactttATGGAAGGAGGTGTAGATCCCCCATCCATTGGGAAGAGGTGGGAGAGAGGGCAGAGGTGGGTCCAGAAATCGTGAGGCATACAGCAGACCTAGTAGCCAAGATTAGGGAGAGAATGAAGACTGCTCAAAGTCGGCGAAAGAGCTATGCTGATAAGAGTAGAAGAGACTTGGAATTTGCAGTGGGTGATCACGTTTTTGTGAAAGTAGCACCGATGAAAGgtgttatgagatttggcaagagaGGTAAGATCAGCCCGAGGTTCATTGGACCCTTCGAGATCCTAGACAGGGTGGGAACATTGGCATATCGGGTGGCCTTGCCACCTAATCTTACAAGAATGCATAATGTGTTCCATGTCTCAATACTGCGCAAGTACATGTCGAATCCCTCCCATGTGCTGAATTTTGAACCGCTGCAGCTTACCCATGATCTGTCCTATGACGAGAGACCCATACAGATACTGGGCCGACAAGAGAGGAAGCTACGGAACCAGACGGTCAGGATAGTCAAGGTCAAATGGTTGAACCACCGCTGA